The following nucleotide sequence is from Methanococcus voltae.
ATTGGGTTATTTAGTAAATAGATTTACCAAATCTATTCCTATAAAATTAAAGCATGCTATGGTAATATCTGCATTAGCGTGGCTTATGGCTTCTATGATGGGCGCAGTTCCATTAACTTTGAGTATAGACTATTTTGGATATATCGACGGCGTTTTTGAAAGTATGTCGGCTTGGACAACTACTGGATTTAGTATTATTAGTGACGTGGAATCTTTACCAAGGTCTGTCCAACTATGGAGGAGTTTGCAACAATGGGTTGGTGGCGTTGGTGTGCTTGTTATGGTTATATCAATTTTATCCAAAGCAGGGGCTTCTGCATACTATCGGGCTGAAGCAAGAGAAGAGAAAATATTGCCAAGTACATTAGGCACTGTAAAAAAGATATGGCATATCTACATTTTATACACTGTTTTAGGTATCTGTATGCTTTATATAAGTGGTCTAAATCTGTGGGATGCAATAAACATATGTATGTGTGGTATATCCACTGGCGGTATGAGTGTAAGCAATAGTAGTTTTCCTTATGGCGATGTAGCGAAACTAATTATGATAGCAATAATGTACATTGGAGGTGTTGTATCGTTCTCCGTACACCACAATTTATTAACTGGTAAAGATGTACATGATATTCAAACAAAAGCATCGATACCAATATTAGCAATTTCTGCTTTAGTTTTGGTTCTTTCATCAGGAATATCTCCAATAGATGCTTTATTCACCATGGTTTCCGCTATGACGAGTACTGGATTCTCAACCGTTAGCATGGCAGGATTAAGCAATATCTCATTAGCGGTGGTTATTTTCGTAATGGTCATAGGTGGTGCTACAGGTACCACAACAGGTGGTATTAAACTAATGAGATTTTTAATAATGGGAAAAGCGTTCTATTATAAATTAAAAGAATCTGTACTGCCTGCAGGTTCTGTGGTCTATAAAAAAATAGGTAAAAATATAATGTCGGGTAATTTAATCACTGACGCCTTTATAATAGGATTTGGTTATGTTGTTCACTATATAATGGCTAGTTTAATGTTAATATTCTTAGGCTACGACCCTTATAAATCCTTATTTGAGGCTGTTTCGATGGTGGCAAATATGGGTTTATCTGTAAATATTGTAAGTAGTGCTATGCACCCTTTAGCTAAATTAACGGGTATTATATCAATGTGGGTAGGTAGATTGGAAATAATCCCTGTTTACGTGCTTTTGATACTTCCTGCTTATTTAAAATTAAAGGATATGGGAAATAACTCTAAAAATGAAATAATTTGTCAAAAAAATAGGAAATAATTTAATAAATTTAATAAAATGAATTTGGAAATTTAACATATTGTATTTTCAAAACTTCCAATATATTTATTTTAATATTTTAATATTTTTTTATTTTTAATTATTTATTGATTAATTTTAAAACTTCTGCTACCTTTTTACCAACGTTTTGAGCAGTCATTGTACCAAATTCGTCGTTTGCACAGTCCCCTGGTGTTGAACCCCAACCTGTACCTCCATAATGAGCCGTTGGGAATTCGTCTGCAACTACAATCATAGATTGAATGTGCATGTAGTCATGAATTTGTCTTATGGTAGTTTCTTGACCACCATTTCTTGAAGCACCTACTGAAATAGCAGCTCCTACTTTATTTTTAAGTTTTCGGTTTGCACGTAATGACCTGGATCTATCCATTATCATTTTTAATTGAGCGGACACGCCACCGAAGTATACGGGGGAACCTAAGATTATACCATCGGCTTCATCCATTGAATCCACGATATCTTCTATATCATCTATGATAATACAGTTTTCTCCTTTTTTACACATTTCACATGCGATACATGGATTTAATTCTAAACCAGCTAATGATATGAATTCTGTTTCAAAACCTAATTTTTCAGCTTCTTCTAATGCTTTTTTTACAAGATATGATGTATTACCTTCTTTTTTTGGTGAACCACTAATTCCTAATATTTTCATTTTTTCAACCTTATTTATATCGTTATTTTTATCTTTTATTTAATATTTTTAATATTTTTAATATTTTTTTAATATATCGTACTATTAATCATTTATTTTTAAGTATAATTTATTAATCTAATAATTATTCTATCATAATATTTTATTATTTATACTCTTTCATCTATTTATACACGGTTATTGATTAAAATTTAGTTTACTATATTTTTTATTTATTAAATTATGCTTTAATAAACTGGTCATTACATTTTTATGTATCCACCCACCCAATATTACAATATCGATAATATATTATATCATAAACGACATATGTATGGTTAGTCATTATGTGACATGTATGACAATATATATTGCACGTTATATTACCCCTAAAAATAATAGTAACGGTGTTTTTATGGTAAAATTTAAAAAAATAAGTACAAAATTGATAGTTTTGGCCGTAGTTGTAGCATTAGTCCCTTTAATTATATCAAGCGGTTCTTCTCTATCAACTTTACAAGGAAGCATGGCTACTCAAACACATGAGGCCTTAGTAAGTGATGTAAATCTTGCAGAATCTGTAATGGCCATTAAAATGGATTCTTTAAGTTCTTTAAATGATTATACCTCTAAAACATATGGTATGATAAATTCTATAGAAAATAGAGACATTGATGATTTGAATAGCCGTATAAAAATTCTAAATCAAGGTTCAGATATTGATTTAATGGCAATAACTGACAAAAATGGTAAAATTATTTCATCTAATATCAATAAGGATGTAGATGTATCTAATATATTGAATCAATTAATCCCTTCTGGAACAAATCATGGTCTTTTAAAACTATCCTCTAGTTTTATGAGCAATTTCCCAAAATCTAAAATAGATGGGGTTTCTGAAGGTATTGGTTTAGTAGCTATTGACCAAGTTTCCAAAGATGGGCAAGTAATTGGTTATTTGGTTATGGTAAAAATAGTAAATAACGATGCAAGTATCGTTGATGAAATAAAATCCATTACAGGTAATGAAGTTACCGTATTCATGGATAATGTAAGGGTATCTACAAGTATCTTAAACGGAGGTACTAGATTTGTAGGTACAAAATCTTCTGATGAAGTATATTCAGAAACTAAAGCGGGTAATACATACGATGGAGAGGCAAATATTAATGACGAAGACTATATAACTATTTACGAGCCATTACATGACGTAAATGGTAATTATATAGGTATGTTGTTTGTAGGCACTCCTAAAGCCACATATGCAAGTTTAATGAATCAATTAATGACACAATCAGTAATTGTTAGTTTATTGGGCTTATTAATTTCAGTGGCATTAGCATTCTTTATTAGTAAATCTATATCAAAACCAATGGCTTTATTAAAAGAAGGAGCTGAAAAATTTAGTCAAGGTGATTATAGCCATAGGGTTGTAGTTAATACACACGATGAAACTCATGATTTGGCTGAATCCTTTAACGAAATGGCTGATAATGTAGTAGAATTAAATAAAACATTAGACCTGGATAAAGCTAAATTGGCTGAATTATTGCGAGAAATCAGTGAAGTAATGAATAAAGTTGCAGATGGTGACTTAACTGCTAGAATGGTTGAACATGAAGA
It contains:
- a CDS encoding TrkH family potassium uptake protein; translation: MKIFKKRDAAGIMHELGLLMMSIGSLMIVPGIFAVYYSENWSIFVVPALAFILLGYLVNRFTKSIPIKLKHAMVISALAWLMASMMGAVPLTLSIDYFGYIDGVFESMSAWTTTGFSIISDVESLPRSVQLWRSLQQWVGGVGVLVMVISILSKAGASAYYRAEAREEKILPSTLGTVKKIWHIYILYTVLGICMLYISGLNLWDAINICMCGISTGGMSVSNSSFPYGDVAKLIMIAIMYIGGVVSFSVHHNLLTGKDVHDIQTKASIPILAISALVLVLSSGISPIDALFTMVSAMTSTGFSTVSMAGLSNISLAVVIFVMVIGGATGTTTGGIKLMRFLIMGKAFYYKLKESVLPAGSVVYKKIGKNIMSGNLITDAFIIGFGYVVHYIMASLMLIFLGYDPYKSLFEAVSMVANMGLSVNIVSSAMHPLAKLTGIISMWVGRLEIIPVYVLLILPAYLKLKDMGNNSKNEIICQKNRK
- a CDS encoding cache domain-containing protein, producing the protein MVKFKKISTKLIVLAVVVALVPLIISSGSSLSTLQGSMATQTHEALVSDVNLAESVMAIKMDSLSSLNDYTSKTYGMINSIENRDIDDLNSRIKILNQGSDIDLMAITDKNGKIISSNINKDVDVSNILNQLIPSGTNHGLLKLSSSFMSNFPKSKIDGVSEGIGLVAIDQVSKDGQVIGYLVMVKIVNNDASIVDEIKSITGNEVTVFMDNVRVSTSILNGGTRFVGTKSSDEVYSETKAGNTYDGEANINDEDYITIYEPLHDVNGNYIGMLFVGTPKATYASLMNQLMTQSVIVSLLGLLISVALAFFISKSISKPMALLKEGAEKFSQGDYSHRVVVNTHDETHDLAESFNEMADNVVELNKTLDLDKAKLAELLREISEVMNKVADGDLTARMVEHEDNKGLDKAINSGVISTGDLISELKEQLSILDNEVHNIRK
- a CDS encoding flavodoxin family protein produces the protein MKILGISGSPKKEGNTSYLVKKALEEAEKLGFETEFISLAGLELNPCIACEMCKKGENCIIIDDIEDIVDSMDEADGIILGSPVYFGGVSAQLKMIMDRSRSLRANRKLKNKVGAAISVGASRNGGQETTIRQIHDYMHIQSMIVVADEFPTAHYGGTGWGSTPGDCANDEFGTMTAQNVGKKVAEVLKLINK